From the Desulfovibrio sp. Fe33 genome, one window contains:
- a CDS encoding type I restriction endonuclease subunit R — MITEDQLEKLAITWFQEEGYENHHGPDLNPEPDGTGQRSRLDEVLMIAPLRSAIERINPQLPASTIEDVLHQIRTLSEPIQAKANQHFHSWLRNGISVSYKQDGELVEDKVFLIDFQNPVNNAFWVVDQLTIKGTKDNRRPDLIVYVNGLPLAVIELKNPKMEEEVGLEEAFHQLQTYKSELFDLAMFNEALIASDGVLARVGSLTASREWFLPWRAIKHEDDRPIFEYELKNVVKGFFDRSLFLEYIRDFVLFESDGPTTIKKIAGYHQFHGVREAVEAAVKGASEYASQKVKGRGGVIWHTQGSGKSISMCCLAGKLLRHPALANPTLVVVTDRNDLDGQLYETFCKAGDLLSDTPIQVDDRKDLRKALNERKSGGIIFTTIQKFALDDDETKFPALSDRHNIVVIADECHRSQYGFKAKLDKKRKAFVAGFAQHMRDALPNATFTGFTGTPISQEDKDTRAVFGDYVSIYDIEQAQTDGATVKIFYESRLAKLNLNRDEMPVIDDEMDELTEDEEIQQAEKTKGKWAALAKLVGADPRLNQVSEDLVKHFETRLETTEGKAVIVCMSREICVNMFDKIVALRPEWAGTKTEHGYDPADGSIRIVMTANASDSQAIQRHHYSKQQKKGLERRFKDPDDSLKLVIVRDMWLTGFDAPCAHTMYIDKPMQGHNLMQAIARVNRVFKGKPGGLIVDYIGIASELKNALYAYTRNGGRDGQPTIDVQEAIWVLKEKLQILRDMFHDFDYSTYKTRAVELLPSAADHVVAEEERKKHFFDTVNAMNSAQALCGTLDEAIILRDEITFFQAIKIFINKAMARTGKKTKQEKEAVLNQLLARAVVPEGVDDIFALAGLDKPDISILSEEFLDDVRNMKHRNLAVELLERLLADEIKARFRRNQTQQKKFSERLEESLFKYRNRAIETSQVIEELIRMAKDFNEAISRGNKIGLAPNELAFYDALEENESAVRELGDDVLKKIAKELTSKLRKSATVDWQHKKKVRARMRIMVKKILKRYKYPPDAEKQAIDDVLKQAESLADEWSEAA, encoded by the coding sequence ATGATTACCGAAGATCAACTGGAAAAGCTTGCCATCACCTGGTTTCAGGAAGAGGGATACGAAAACCATCACGGTCCCGACCTGAACCCGGAGCCGGACGGAACCGGCCAGCGATCCCGGCTTGACGAAGTGCTGATGATCGCACCGCTTCGCTCCGCCATCGAACGCATCAATCCCCAGTTGCCCGCATCGACCATCGAGGATGTCCTTCACCAGATCAGGACGTTGTCCGAACCGATCCAGGCCAAGGCGAACCAACATTTCCATTCCTGGCTTCGCAACGGCATCAGCGTGTCCTACAAACAGGACGGGGAACTCGTCGAGGACAAGGTGTTCCTGATCGATTTCCAGAATCCCGTCAACAATGCGTTCTGGGTGGTTGACCAGTTGACCATCAAGGGAACCAAGGACAACCGCAGGCCGGACCTGATCGTCTACGTCAACGGCCTCCCCCTGGCCGTCATCGAGTTGAAAAATCCGAAGATGGAAGAAGAAGTCGGCCTGGAAGAAGCCTTCCACCAGTTGCAGACCTACAAGTCGGAGCTATTCGACCTCGCCATGTTCAACGAAGCGCTTATCGCTTCCGACGGCGTACTGGCCCGCGTGGGATCACTGACGGCTTCCAGGGAATGGTTCTTGCCTTGGCGGGCGATCAAGCACGAGGACGACCGGCCCATCTTCGAATACGAGTTGAAAAACGTGGTTAAAGGATTTTTCGACCGTTCTTTGTTTTTGGAATACATTCGTGACTTCGTCCTCTTCGAATCAGACGGTCCGACCACAATCAAAAAGATCGCCGGTTACCATCAGTTCCATGGTGTTCGCGAAGCCGTGGAAGCAGCCGTCAAAGGAGCATCAGAATACGCCTCGCAGAAAGTTAAAGGGCGCGGAGGTGTCATCTGGCATACCCAAGGATCGGGAAAATCCATTTCCATGTGCTGTCTGGCCGGAAAGCTTCTTCGACATCCGGCACTGGCCAATCCGACCCTGGTCGTGGTCACGGACCGCAACGATCTGGACGGACAACTATACGAAACCTTCTGCAAGGCCGGAGACCTGCTTTCCGACACGCCGATCCAAGTCGATGACCGGAAAGATCTGCGCAAAGCGTTGAATGAACGGAAATCCGGCGGGATCATCTTCACCACGATCCAGAAGTTCGCCCTGGACGATGATGAGACGAAATTCCCCGCCCTGTCTGATCGCCATAACATCGTGGTCATCGCCGACGAATGTCACCGGTCCCAGTATGGTTTCAAGGCCAAGCTGGATAAGAAACGCAAGGCGTTCGTGGCAGGCTTCGCCCAACATATGAGGGATGCCCTGCCCAATGCGACGTTCACCGGCTTTACCGGTACCCCCATCTCCCAGGAAGACAAGGACACCAGGGCCGTTTTCGGGGACTACGTCAGCATTTATGACATCGAACAAGCCCAGACCGATGGTGCCACGGTTAAGATTTTCTACGAAAGCCGCTTGGCCAAGTTGAATCTGAACAGGGACGAGATGCCTGTCATTGACGACGAAATGGACGAACTCACCGAAGACGAGGAAATTCAGCAGGCGGAAAAGACCAAGGGAAAATGGGCCGCCCTGGCGAAGCTGGTCGGTGCCGATCCACGTCTGAATCAAGTGTCAGAAGATCTCGTCAAGCATTTCGAAACCAGATTGGAAACGACTGAAGGCAAGGCGGTCATCGTCTGCATGAGTCGCGAGATTTGCGTTAACATGTTTGACAAAATCGTTGCCCTGCGTCCCGAATGGGCAGGCACCAAAACCGAACACGGATATGACCCCGCTGACGGAAGCATTCGTATCGTCATGACCGCCAATGCTTCTGACTCGCAGGCCATACAGCGACACCACTATAGCAAACAGCAGAAAAAGGGCCTTGAAAGGCGTTTTAAGGACCCGGACGACAGCCTGAAACTGGTCATCGTCCGTGACATGTGGCTCACCGGCTTCGATGCCCCGTGCGCCCATACCATGTATATCGACAAGCCCATGCAGGGGCACAACCTCATGCAGGCCATCGCCCGCGTGAATCGGGTCTTCAAAGGTAAGCCGGGCGGCCTGATCGTGGACTACATCGGTATTGCCAGCGAACTGAAAAATGCCCTGTATGCCTATACAAGAAACGGCGGCCGTGACGGACAACCCACAATCGATGTTCAGGAAGCCATCTGGGTGCTGAAAGAGAAGTTACAGATCCTGCGGGATATGTTCCACGACTTTGACTACTCGACCTACAAAACCAGGGCTGTGGAACTGTTGCCTTCGGCGGCCGACCACGTGGTGGCCGAGGAAGAGCGCAAGAAGCACTTTTTCGACACGGTCAACGCCATGAACAGCGCCCAAGCGTTGTGTGGCACGCTGGACGAGGCTATCATCCTTCGGGACGAAATAACCTTCTTCCAAGCGATTAAGATATTCATCAACAAGGCCATGGCTAGGACGGGCAAAAAAACGAAACAGGAAAAAGAAGCGGTCCTGAACCAATTACTTGCCCGTGCCGTGGTCCCCGAAGGTGTGGATGACATTTTCGCCCTGGCCGGATTAGACAAGCCGGATATCTCCATCTTGTCCGAGGAATTCCTAGACGACGTCAGGAACATGAAGCATCGCAACTTGGCTGTGGAACTTCTGGAGCGGTTGTTGGCCGACGAGATCAAGGCTAGGTTCAGGCGCAATCAGACCCAGCAGAAGAAATTTTCGGAGCGACTTGAGGAATCTCTGTTCAAGTATCGGAACCGGGCTATCGAGACCTCCCAAGTTATCGAGGAACTGATCCGAATGGCCAAGGACTTCAACGAAGCCATCAGCCGTGGCAACAAGATAGGATTGGCCCCCAACGAACTGGCTTTTTACGATGCCTTGGAAGAAAACGAATCCGCTGTTCGGGAACTTGGTGATGATGTCCTGAAAAAGATCGCCAAGGAATTGACCAGTAAACTCCGGAAAAGTGCAACTGTTGACTGGCAGCACAAAAAAAAGGTTCGGGCAAGGATGCGTATCATGGTCAAGAAGATCCTCAAACGATATAAATATCCGCCGGATGCAGAAAAACAAGCCATTGACGATGTTCTAAAACAGGCTGAATCCCTAGCCGACGAGTGGAGTGAGGCCGCATAG
- a CDS encoding GSU2403 family nucleotidyltransferase fold protein: MKRLPIITHSLFAELVDQCRAEPRDPELWPLSGSIVTVPVDGQDHWYFQKSRRTTPGKYQQREYLGPVGDTELALKVGRFEAAKAGYTSRGEIISTLKSSGVAAPTGKLANLLLGLHEAGVLEKAILVGTIAFQAYGAMLGAKFGQAAFYTMDVDMTQADAISLAVKDNSLDVPLLDILKQLDDTFSEVPGIDPKMPPVSYINKDKLRLDVLMPFSGPSRGPIHSRTLKAHGHPQRFLDFLVVEPVQTVVLVGGGALTHVPSPARFALHKLIVSQRRDAIETAKRRKDLLQAQQLIEILMEDDPDALLEAHEDLRQRGPNWSKYFQGGLNALDNSTTKQVALSFFEE, from the coding sequence ATGAAACGACTTCCCATCATAACTCACAGTCTGTTTGCCGAGCTTGTTGATCAATGCAGAGCCGAACCGCGTGATCCTGAACTTTGGCCTTTGAGCGGCAGCATCGTCACCGTTCCCGTTGACGGCCAAGACCACTGGTATTTCCAAAAAAGCAGGAGGACGACACCTGGGAAATATCAACAGCGGGAATACCTCGGCCCCGTGGGCGACACTGAACTTGCCCTCAAGGTGGGAAGATTCGAAGCGGCCAAAGCGGGCTATACAAGCCGAGGCGAGATCATCAGCACTCTCAAGTCGTCAGGGGTTGCGGCCCCGACGGGCAAGCTGGCCAACCTGCTCCTGGGCCTGCACGAAGCGGGAGTGCTTGAAAAAGCCATCCTCGTCGGGACCATTGCCTTCCAAGCCTATGGCGCGATGCTGGGGGCGAAATTCGGTCAAGCCGCATTCTACACCATGGATGTTGACATGACTCAGGCCGATGCGATTTCTCTCGCCGTAAAGGACAATTCGCTTGATGTCCCATTGCTTGATATCCTCAAACAGCTTGATGACACGTTCAGCGAAGTTCCGGGGATTGATCCCAAGATGCCTCCGGTATCCTACATCAACAAGGACAAGCTTCGCCTTGATGTGCTCATGCCCTTTTCCGGTCCTAGCCGAGGTCCAATCCACTCGCGCACACTCAAAGCGCATGGACACCCTCAGCGATTTTTGGATTTCCTCGTCGTAGAACCCGTGCAAACCGTCGTACTCGTCGGAGGTGGTGCTTTGACGCATGTGCCATCCCCAGCACGGTTTGCCCTGCACAAACTGATCGTGTCGCAACGCCGTGACGCCATTGAAACAGCCAAGCGGCGCAAGGATCTGCTGCAAGCTCAGCAGCTCATCGAGATACTCATGGAAGATGACCCGGACGCCCTGCTTGAGGCACATGAAGACCTCAGACAACGCGGCCCCAACTGGAGCAAGTATTTCCAGGGTGGTCTGAACGCGTTGGACAACTCGACGACCAAGCAGGTCGCACTATCCTTTTTCGAAGAATAA
- a CDS encoding DUF1214 domain-containing protein, which translates to MYEYSIVCYVGGKHFQKDIHMKALILCFFTAIGLAISAPLPAKAVEKVTVDNFIRAETDTTFARYVKDQAFGKLLHFRKPTPIDKQNVIRMNRDTIYSVGVFDLTEPVTIVKPDGKGRYQSMQVLNQDQYTLAVETGKGEFTFTEDTVGTRYVLFLFRTFIDANDPADIKDGNELQDQIAVRQKSAGTFDVPDWDQKSLAGLRDAINVLAATKTNTIGMFGNIKQVDPINHLLGTAYGWGGLPEYAAFYVNVEPEKNDGKTPYSLTMAQKIPTEGFCSITVYNIKGFMEKNKWNAYSVNNVTAKRNPDGSATVHFGGDPSQSNFLPITPGWNYIVRMYQPDKEVINGTWKFPEAQPVK; encoded by the coding sequence ATGTACGAATATTCAATTGTTTGCTATGTAGGCGGCAAACATTTTCAAAAGGACATTCACATGAAGGCATTAATTTTGTGTTTTTTTACTGCAATCGGGTTGGCCATTTCGGCTCCGCTGCCTGCAAAAGCCGTGGAAAAAGTTACGGTTGACAATTTTATCCGGGCTGAAACGGATACGACTTTTGCGCGCTATGTCAAAGATCAGGCCTTTGGCAAGCTTCTGCACTTTCGCAAGCCCACGCCCATAGACAAACAAAACGTGATCCGCATGAACCGCGATACGATCTATTCCGTGGGGGTATTCGACCTCACGGAACCGGTCACCATTGTGAAGCCCGACGGCAAAGGGCGTTATCAGTCCATGCAGGTCCTCAACCAGGATCAGTACACGCTTGCGGTGGAAACCGGTAAAGGAGAATTCACTTTTACCGAAGACACCGTCGGCACCCGGTATGTTCTCTTTCTTTTTCGGACATTTATCGATGCCAACGACCCAGCCGACATAAAGGACGGCAACGAACTGCAGGATCAAATAGCCGTCAGGCAAAAGAGCGCGGGTACCTTCGATGTCCCGGATTGGGATCAGAAGTCCCTTGCCGGACTTCGTGACGCCATTAACGTCCTGGCGGCGACCAAAACCAACACCATAGGTATGTTCGGCAACATAAAGCAGGTGGATCCCATAAACCACCTGCTCGGTACGGCTTATGGCTGGGGAGGCCTTCCCGAATACGCCGCGTTTTATGTCAATGTGGAACCTGAGAAGAACGATGGGAAAACACCCTACAGCCTGACCATGGCGCAGAAGATTCCCACAGAGGGGTTTTGCTCAATAACAGTATATAACATCAAAGGATTTATGGAGAAAAATAAGTGGAACGCCTACTCCGTGAATAACGTAACCGCCAAAAGGAACCCCGACGGTTCAGCTACGGTTCATTTCGGAGGCGATCCGTCTCAATCAAATTTTCTGCCGATTACGCCGGGCTGGAATTACATCGTAAGGATGTATCAGCCTGACAAGGAGGTCATCAACGGCACCTGGAAATTCCCGGAGGCCCAGCCAGTAAAGTGA
- a CDS encoding tyrosine-type recombinase/integrase, whose product MAVGVTKDGRWFVQYRVVHRKSPKKEYFGKGTEAKKSAHERNAEINLMKARKEDIRAGHIYLDELGQIYLDHEKARGREQKFLKEVANRLNNSYLPALNHAPIHKLKGEDFNVLALEYADLSPSSFNRYITYLNVMFNFGVEFEYIEKNPMAAWRKRVLKREKHRDLPIDKDDILTILDHSPLHIYKAIRLIMSTGCRPGKSELLKIKYSDVDFHNKRVRIRGSKTARSDRYVHLLDDILEEIKEWQKTATSEYIVEYKGKPVQSYIKAFRTAVKNSGIGKQVVPYHLRHYFASSLIAQKADIKAVASLMGHSGPAMLFNVYYHLIGDGEKEAIEKLAEI is encoded by the coding sequence ATGGCGGTAGGAGTCACCAAGGACGGACGCTGGTTCGTCCAGTACCGCGTCGTCCACCGCAAGAGCCCGAAGAAGGAGTACTTCGGCAAGGGGACCGAGGCCAAGAAATCGGCCCACGAGCGCAACGCCGAGATCAACCTGATGAAGGCTCGCAAGGAGGATATCAGGGCGGGGCACATCTACCTGGACGAGCTCGGCCAGATATACCTCGACCACGAGAAGGCCCGTGGCCGTGAGCAGAAGTTCCTCAAGGAGGTGGCGAACAGGCTGAACAACTCGTACCTGCCTGCCCTGAACCACGCGCCGATCCACAAGCTGAAGGGGGAGGACTTCAACGTGTTGGCCCTAGAGTACGCCGACCTATCCCCCAGCTCGTTCAACCGCTACATCACGTACCTCAACGTCATGTTCAACTTCGGCGTGGAGTTCGAGTACATCGAAAAGAACCCGATGGCGGCTTGGCGAAAGCGCGTGCTGAAACGCGAGAAGCACCGCGACTTGCCCATCGACAAAGACGACATCCTGACCATCCTCGACCACTCTCCGCTGCACATCTACAAGGCGATCAGGCTGATCATGAGCACGGGCTGCCGACCGGGCAAGAGCGAACTTCTCAAGATCAAGTACAGCGACGTGGACTTCCATAACAAGCGCGTCAGGATTCGCGGCTCTAAGACGGCCAGAAGCGACAGGTACGTTCACCTGCTCGACGACATCCTTGAGGAGATCAAGGAGTGGCAGAAAACGGCAACTTCTGAATACATCGTTGAGTATAAGGGCAAGCCCGTCCAGAGCTACATCAAGGCGTTCAGGACCGCAGTGAAGAATTCCGGCATCGGCAAGCAGGTGGTGCCTTACCACCTCCGACACTACTTCGCCTCCAGCCTGATCGCCCAAAAGGCAGACATCAAGGCGGTCGCCTCCCTCATGGGCCACTCAGGCCCGGCAATGCTGTTTAACGTGTACTACCACCTGATCGGCGACGGCGAGAAAGAAGCCATCGAAAAACTGGCTGAGATATAA
- a CDS encoding HEPN domain-containing protein has product MDKKEVIKIVSEIDREFQKEKVPVRNREMQAFLRFGKKTGIDFPITGNHWIRKTISDWYKMVYGNKLLIDFSPGTGVIAINHEPYAIKFPRVYGTVSVNPFDWIEDITDAMLSSIPQEMWRPVGEAILTQFYSFQHIEHLPRKCSDDLSSAVGHILSQKRNCGLSKWASQQSLEKTLKHFISNKGGSYKKIHDLEKLHRKAVELGLPPLSVDLVSIVECSPSARYAETGENEEYSLQVAIEAFNASLFGIGCIARSMFNLPEPKIRTSIRYYPE; this is encoded by the coding sequence ATGGACAAAAAAGAAGTCATTAAAATTGTTTCTGAAATTGATCGTGAATTCCAAAAGGAAAAAGTGCCTGTCCGGAACAGGGAAATGCAGGCATTTCTACGTTTCGGGAAAAAAACAGGGATTGACTTTCCCATAACGGGCAACCATTGGATCAGGAAAACGATCAGCGATTGGTACAAGATGGTTTATGGGAATAAACTGTTGATAGACTTTTCCCCGGGAACTGGCGTTATAGCCATCAACCATGAACCGTATGCCATAAAATTCCCACGTGTATACGGGACAGTCAGCGTTAATCCTTTTGACTGGATAGAGGATATCACCGACGCAATGCTTTCATCTATACCACAAGAAATGTGGCGGCCTGTAGGTGAAGCGATATTGACACAGTTCTACAGCTTCCAACACATTGAACATTTACCAAGGAAATGCTCTGACGATCTATCTAGTGCTGTTGGACACATATTATCCCAGAAGCGAAATTGTGGCCTTTCAAAGTGGGCATCACAACAAAGTCTTGAAAAAACGCTAAAACACTTTATCAGTAATAAAGGGGGAAGCTATAAAAAAATACACGACCTAGAGAAACTTCACAGGAAAGCCGTTGAGCTTGGCTTGCCACCACTTTCTGTTGATCTGGTTTCCATCGTCGAATGTTCGCCATCGGCTCGATATGCTGAAACTGGGGAAAATGAAGAATATTCTTTGCAAGTCGCCATTGAAGCATTTAACGCCAGTCTGTTCGGAATAGGATGTATTGCAAGGTCAATGTTTAATTTGCCAGAACCGAAGATTCGAACTTCAATAAGATATTATCCAGAATAA
- a CDS encoding restriction endonuclease subunit S: MTSKIGDIVELQRGTTYKSKQKDLPGPVLLGLATIRRNGGFRNDNLTTYGGESPEKLLVYPGEMYVSLKDVTQSADLLGAVARVPSDIEVGRLTQDTVKLRFIRSDFSKEYVYWILRTPAYREYCKMHATGTTNLGLSRDDFLSYEVPPLTPERAVLVDLLECISRKIALNSRMNETLEAVARAIFKSWFVDFDPVKAKMEGQQPNGVDKETIALFPNKLMCSEQGVLPDGWEQGILSDVAFLNKKAWTKKKHPPQINYVDLANTKNGIISCSVEYAFDKAPSRARRILSEGDTIVGTVRPGNRSYAYIGDEAVPLTGSTGFAALTPKSTEWREYVYLVATSDESIAHLARLADGAAYPAVRPSVVADLKSVIPTETVVQAFHRQISPFFDKMFACKEESARLGAIRDTLLPKLVSGELSVSAVEKQLEKVL; this comes from the coding sequence ATGACCTCCAAGATTGGCGATATCGTTGAGTTGCAGCGTGGTACTACCTATAAAAGCAAGCAAAAAGACTTACCAGGTCCGGTGCTTCTTGGCCTGGCAACAATAAGAAGGAATGGTGGGTTCAGAAACGACAATCTCACGACCTATGGCGGAGAAAGTCCCGAGAAGTTGTTGGTTTATCCAGGCGAGATGTACGTTTCATTGAAAGACGTAACCCAATCCGCAGATTTATTGGGCGCTGTAGCCAGGGTGCCGAGTGATATTGAAGTCGGCAGGCTGACACAAGACACCGTAAAATTGCGTTTTATCAGAAGCGATTTTTCTAAAGAATATGTCTACTGGATACTTCGTACTCCCGCGTATCGTGAATATTGCAAAATGCACGCAACGGGAACGACGAATTTAGGCTTATCCAGAGATGACTTCCTTTCTTACGAAGTGCCGCCATTAACTCCTGAGCGAGCTGTTCTAGTTGATTTGTTAGAATGTATTTCCAGAAAAATCGCTTTGAATAGTCGAATGAACGAGACTTTGGAAGCCGTAGCGAGGGCGATTTTCAAGAGTTGGTTTGTGGATTTTGATCCAGTCAAGGCAAAAATGGAAGGCCAACAGCCTAATGGTGTTGATAAAGAGACGATTGCCTTATTCCCAAATAAGCTGATGTGTTCTGAGCAAGGGGTGTTACCAGATGGTTGGGAGCAAGGGATATTGTCGGATGTAGCATTTCTAAACAAAAAAGCATGGACGAAAAAGAAACATCCTCCACAAATCAACTATGTTGATCTGGCCAATACGAAAAACGGCATAATTTCATGCTCGGTTGAATATGCCTTTGATAAGGCCCCTTCAAGGGCAAGAAGGATTTTGTCGGAAGGCGATACCATTGTCGGAACTGTTAGACCCGGCAATCGTTCATATGCGTACATAGGTGATGAAGCCGTTCCTTTGACCGGAAGCACAGGGTTTGCTGCATTGACCCCGAAGTCAACAGAATGGCGTGAATATGTGTATCTGGTAGCGACATCGGATGAATCCATAGCCCATTTGGCACGTCTAGCAGATGGTGCAGCCTATCCGGCTGTACGCCCGTCAGTTGTTGCAGACTTGAAGTCAGTGATACCAACAGAAACTGTTGTTCAGGCTTTTCATAGGCAAATCTCTCCGTTTTTTGACAAGATGTTCGCTTGCAAGGAAGAGTCTGCGAGACTTGGGGCTATCAGGGACACCCTTCTCCCCAAGCTGGTTTCCGGCGAGTTGTCCGTTTCCGCGGTCGAAAAGCAACTGGAAAAAGTCCTATAA
- a CDS encoding class I SAM-dependent DNA methyltransferase, whose amino-acid sequence MTTSEQHEFLKQLDKRLWDAACKLLPSLDAAVYKHVVLGIVFLKYVGDSFEQRQAELRRWFADPEHDYYLGEDADDEGFVTEELEDRDYYTEANVFWVPESARWAALLDCAKLNPGSPLPWGKDFKSVGNLLDDAMIAIEKENPVLKNVLNKDYARLQIDSGKLAEVMDLINTIPFEHDSLKAKDILGHVYEYFLGQFAAAEGKKGGQFYTPKSIVTLIVEMLRPYKGRVYDPACGSGGFFVSSEEFVDAHGGNIDNLSVYGQESNPTTWRLAAMNMAIRGIEFDFGKEPGDTFTKNQHQHKRFDYIMANPPFNLPWPAEALADDVRWKYGLPPAKNANFAWMQHMIHHLGPKGKMAIILANGSMSSTTGGEGEIRKAIVEADLVECVMSLPGNLFTNTPIPACIWFLNNDKSNGQNIEDLRNRTGEVLFIDASHCGYMVDRARRDFDQEKDILRIAQTLFRWQMGNKAETPYEDEAGFCASVELNDIRKHGYILTPGRYVGASTKKNDVISFEEKIRPLVDALVEGMMESQKIDEDILENLHKIGLGKC is encoded by the coding sequence ATGACGACTTCCGAACAGCACGAGTTCCTCAAGCAACTGGACAAGCGGTTATGGGATGCCGCCTGCAAGTTGCTCCCCTCCCTGGATGCCGCGGTCTACAAGCACGTTGTTCTTGGCATCGTCTTCCTGAAATACGTCGGGGACAGCTTCGAGCAACGCCAAGCGGAACTCCGCAGATGGTTCGCTGATCCCGAACATGACTATTATCTGGGAGAGGATGCCGACGACGAGGGATTTGTCACGGAAGAGCTTGAGGATCGGGACTACTACACGGAAGCGAATGTCTTCTGGGTGCCGGAATCGGCCCGCTGGGCCGCCCTGCTTGATTGCGCCAAGCTGAACCCCGGTTCACCCCTTCCTTGGGGCAAGGATTTCAAAAGCGTGGGCAACCTTCTCGACGATGCCATGATTGCCATCGAGAAGGAGAATCCGGTCTTGAAGAACGTCCTGAACAAGGACTACGCCAGGTTGCAGATCGACAGCGGCAAGTTGGCCGAGGTCATGGATCTGATCAACACTATCCCGTTCGAACATGACAGCCTGAAGGCCAAGGACATCCTCGGCCACGTATACGAATATTTCCTCGGCCAGTTCGCCGCCGCCGAAGGCAAAAAGGGCGGCCAGTTCTATACCCCGAAGTCCATCGTCACGCTCATCGTCGAGATGCTTCGTCCGTACAAGGGGCGCGTCTACGATCCCGCCTGCGGTTCCGGCGGATTTTTCGTTTCCAGTGAGGAATTCGTGGATGCCCATGGCGGCAACATCGACAACCTGTCCGTCTACGGCCAGGAGTCCAATCCGACCACTTGGCGCTTGGCGGCCATGAACATGGCCATCCGTGGCATCGAGTTCGACTTCGGCAAGGAACCCGGCGACACGTTCACCAAGAACCAGCACCAGCACAAGCGGTTCGACTACATCATGGCCAATCCGCCGTTCAACCTTCCCTGGCCTGCGGAAGCGTTGGCCGATGACGTGCGGTGGAAATATGGACTCCCTCCGGCCAAGAACGCCAACTTCGCCTGGATGCAACACATGATCCACCACCTTGGCCCCAAGGGGAAAATGGCGATTATCCTGGCGAATGGGTCGATGTCCTCCACGACTGGTGGAGAAGGCGAGATACGAAAAGCGATCGTCGAGGCCGATCTTGTGGAATGCGTCATGTCCTTGCCTGGGAACCTGTTCACCAACACCCCTATCCCGGCCTGTATCTGGTTTTTGAACAACGACAAGTCCAACGGGCAAAACATCGAGGACTTGCGCAACCGAACCGGCGAGGTGTTGTTCATCGACGCAAGCCATTGCGGCTACATGGTCGATCGGGCCCGTCGCGATTTTGATCAGGAAAAGGATATCTTGAGAATTGCCCAGACGCTTTTCCGTTGGCAAATGGGAAACAAAGCCGAAACACCTTATGAAGACGAAGCCGGCTTTTGTGCTTCGGTTGAGTTAAATGACATCCGTAAACATGGCTATATCCTTACGCCGGGACGATACGTTGGAGCTTCTACAAAAAAGAATGACGTTATTTCATTTGAAGAAAAGATACGTCCATTAGTCGACGCATTGGTGGAAGGGATGATGGAAAGCCAGAAAATAGACGAGGATATTCTGGAAAATTTGCATAAGATTGGTTTGGGGAAGTGTTAA